The sequence AAGCCCTCACTCAACTTCTAGCAGCAATGAAAGCACAGGGCATTTTGACTAACGGAAATACGCAATAATGTCACCGAGCACTATGCGATCCCCAACGCTTGTATTACCGCCATTAAGTTTGTATATCCATATCCCATGGTGCGTACAAAAATGCCCCTATTGTGACTTTAACTCCCACGGGCAAAATGGCGAGCTGCCACAAGAGGCCTATGTCGATGCCCTGCTTGAAGATTTACGTCAAGATCTGCACTTAGTCCAAGGCAGACAAGTTCATACTATTTTTATCGGTGGCGGCACACCATCATTATTTGATGCTAAACAAATCAAGCGGATACTCGATGGTGCCAATGCACTAATTCCCTTTAGTGACAATATCGAAATCACCATGGAAGCCAACCCTGGCACCTTAGAGCACGATGACTTTAGTGCCTACCGCGCAGCTGGCATCACCCGTTTATCTATCGGTGTGCAGAGTTTCGCCAAGGATAAGCTCAACTTACTCGGACGTATTCACGATCAAAACGAAGCTAAAATCGCGGCCCAAAAAGCTAGCCAAGCAAAATACTTAAGTTTTAACCTCGATTTAATGCATGGATTACCCAACCAAAGTTTTGATGAAGCCATGGCCGATATCGACACCGCCGCGGCGCTGAACCCGCCACACCTATCTTGGTATCAGTTAACAATTGAACCCAATACCCTATTTCATTCAAAACCGCCGCAACTCCCCGATGACGAATCGCTCTGGCATATCTATGAACAAGGGCAACAAAGGCTGGCAGCCTTAGGGTATGAGCAATATGAAATATCGGCCTATGCCAAACCAGGTTATCAATGCCGACACAATCTCAACTACTGGCAATTTGGTGATTATTTAGGCATAGGCTGTGGCGCCCATGGCAAAGTGACATTACCAGAACAAAATCGCATTATCCGCACGGTAAAAATTAAACACCCTAAAGGCTATTTGAGTTCAAACCAATACACTGTCGAACTGACTGAAGTTGCCGAGGAGGATAGAGCGCTCGAATATTTAATGAATCGTCTGCGTTTAATGACGCCGATTCCTAAGCAAGAATTTGAACAGCGAACGGGTTTACATCGAGAAACATTGACTGAAGGTATGGCAAAAGCCAAACAGCGTGGTTTACTCACCGAATCGGCGGAATATTGGCAATTAACCCATAAAGGTCATATGTTTGTAAACGATTTGCTGACACAATTCTGCTAGCAGAAAAGTTAAAATTGTTTAATTTCAAACACTTAACTGTTAATCATCTAAGTTAATGCTTTTACGACTAACACATTTTCTAACATTAATATCCACACATTTTTGCTTGGCTTCTTTAGAATTAGATAATCTAACCCTAGGGAAGCCAAATCATGCCAATAACAACGACAACAAATACGGAAAGATCCCAAAAGCTAAATCTTAAAATTAGCTTAGTCGCCCTAGCACTATCGGCTGCAATGGCTTTATCGGTACAAGCTGCGCCGGCAGCAATGGTACATCTAAATGCCAGTGAACCGACACAATCCACAACTCAAACAGAATCCGAAAAAGCCAATGCTCTCTTTGAAGCTATTTTTATGGAGAACATTATGGCGAGTCCCATTGCTCAGACTTATATGGGGATCAAACAGGATTATGCTAAATGGGATGACATAGGCGATGAGGCCGATGCGATAAAATTGCTCCGCACGAAAAAACAGCTTGCAGAGGTTAATCAACTTGATGCAACTAAGTTAGATCCACAAACACAGCTAAGTCTTAAGCTACTTAAGCAAAACCTACAAAATGATATAGATGACTATCAATGGCGTTACCATAATTACCCAGTGAATCAAATGCGTGGTGGTCATTCAATGATTGCATCATTTTTAATTAACCAGCACCAAATTAATAATATCAGTGATGCCCAAGCCTATATTAGTCGTTTAAATGGTGTTCCTAAGCGCCTAAATCAATTACAAAAAGCGCTGGAGATTAGAGCAGAAAAGAACATTATTGCACCTAAGTTTGTCTTTAGTTATGTCATATCCGACAGTCAAAACATCATCAAAGGCGCACCTTTTGACAACGGTGACGACAGTGCCCTTCTCGCTGATTTTAGTAAAAAGGTCAATGCCTTAGATATTCAGGAAAAAGAGAAAAAGACGCTCATCACAGGAGCAGAAAAAGCCCTTGTGGATAAGGTAAAACCTGCCTATAACCAACTGATACATTATATAGAAACTTTAGCTGCCCAAGCTGATACTCGAGATGGCGTTTGGAAGCTGCCAAACGGAGCCGCATTTTATAACAATGCATTAGCTCGTACTACGACAACACATATGACCGCAGATCAAATCCATGAACTCGGTATTGCAGAAGTAACGCGTATCCATAATGAAATGCGCACTATTATGCAAAAAGTACATTATAAGGGCTCTCTACAGGAGTTTTTTGGATTTATGCGCGATGCTCCTCAGTTCTACTACCCAAATACCGCCGAAGGCAAAGCTGCTTACTTAACGGAGGCAACTAAGCTCATCGATAATATTCAGTCGCGTTTAGATGAAGTGTTCAAAGTAAAACCGAAGGCGGCGATGATAGTCAAGCAAGTGGAGGCGTTCAGAGAAAAATCCGCTGGCAAAGCCTTTTATGAACAACCAGCCCCCGATGGTTCTCGACCCGGCAGTTATTACGCGAATCTGTATGATATGAAAGCCATGCCCAAATACCAAATGGAGGCACTCGCTTACCATGAGGGTATTCCAGGTCATCATATGCAAATTGCTATCGCTCAAGAGCTTAAAGACATCCCTAAGTTCCGTAAATTTGGAGGCTATACCGCCTATATTGAAGGTTGGGGTTTATACAGCGAGTCCTTCCCAAAAGAAATGGGACTCTATGCCGATCCTTATTCTGATTTTGGCCGCTTAGCAATGGAATTATGGCGAGCCTGTCGTTTGGTCGTCGATACAGGTATCCATGCCAAGCAATGGACCCGCGAACAAGGCATAGCCTATTACGTGGATAATACGCCCAATGCTAAATCCGATGCAGTGAAAATGGTCGAGCGCCACATCGTTATGCCATCGCAAGCCACGGCATATAAGGTTGGTATGATTAAGTTATTGGAACTTAAACATAAAGCAGAAAAACAACTAGGTAATAAGTTTGATATTCGAGATTTCCACACTTTAGTCTTAGCAAACGGTGCGCTACCTTTAGATGTGCTAGAAGAGCAAGTCGATCAATGGATTGCCAGCGTCAACAAAACCTAATATTAGTATCTAAGGGAGGCGGTTTTCGTCTTTCCTTTTAAAGTCATTACACTCTCCAAAATGAGTTTGAAAAGTGTCAACGCTATTTAGGACGGTTCACAACCAATAAAAAAGCCACGACTTCGTGGCTTTTTTATTGGATTTATTACCCATTCGGTAATAAAACCCTATCTCACTGTGGATCACTTTATTTGATGTATTAACGTCGAGAACTTAATACTCGGTGTGACTTTAGGGTACAGAGAGACAAAACTCGTTTCCCCATTACTTAACCATCATAAAAAAATTACCTCAGCCGAGTAAGCCGAGGTAAACCAAAAACTAGGATGATGGTTTTAAAAGCCAACATTGTTTTAGTTCGCAAACCACTGTTGGCGGTGATCTAGAATTGCATTTCTGCCAACCTGTATACCAAAATCGAAAGGGGTCATTTCCAATAAAAGTATAGGACTCAGGTAATCCCAGATCATCTGCCACCATTGTATTCAGATAAGAACAGAGTTCAAGTTACTTTCAGCTTTTCACTTTAGTAACCGCTAAAAACCGAACTTAAATACATGGACACCCAAAGCTCAACCCACTGATAAAAAACAAAAAGATAGAATGTCAATTTTATGCAAAACTAATTAGGGCAATTTCAAGAACAATGTTTCCATTTTTACTGACGTTTACTGAACAGTTCTGCATAGGGAATATCCCAATAGGGTGGATTTCCTATATGGTCTTTAATAAATTCAATAAAGGCACTCACTTTAGGCGCAAGATGTTTACGACGAGGATAAACTGCTTGTAGTGGTAAATGGTGAGTTAATTGCCAATCTTCTAGTAAAGGAACTAACGTCCCCTTAGTAATCTCATCTTCCATCAAATAACTTGCCAAATACACAACACCCAAGCCACTAATAGCAGCAGATTTTAATGCTGGAGCGTTATCGACTCTAAAATTACCCGAGACGCCAATTTCACAGTAATCATCTCCTTTCTTAAATTGCCACATACTGTGTTCATGCCACTCACCTTGGTAAACTAAACAATTATGGTCAACTAATTGTTCTGGACGAGTAGGCTCACCGTGCTTAGCAACATAATCAGGGGAGGCAACCAAGAGGAACTGACATTTCATTAATGGTCTGGCAACCATGCCTAATGGTAACTGCTCAGACATAGTCAGTAATAAATCTAATCCTTCGCTAACCACATCCACTTTATGATCAAGTAAACTGACTTGTAGTTCTAGCTCAGGATGTTTTGCCATAAATGACGGTAAGGCTGGAATAATATGCATGGCACCAAAAGATTGTGAAATTCCAACCTTAAGTACTCCGCGGGTAGCATCATTTAAATTGTGCACACTAGCAATCGCTTGCTCTGCATCACGAAGCAATTCTTCACCTTGCAGATACAATAAATGCCCAGCTTCAGTCAGGCTTAAGCTTCGAGTAGTACGTTGTATTAACTGAACACCAAGTCTATGTTCAAGATCGGCGACCTGCGTACTGACCTTAGATTTAGAGATCCCAAGCCTTCTTGCGGCGGCACTAAAACTACCAGCTCTAGCCACATGAGTAAAAATCGCAATAGGTTCTAACAGTTCTAGCATGGAAAGTAGCCTTAAGCAGTTTACGACAATGATATTAACTTTCGGTATAATGCAAGAGCGCAGCACAAACACAGTTAAACGCTCACTATTGCATTAATATCTCATAGCAAAAGCATTTATTGCAGAGATTTTGACCGAAAAAGTCCGCTGAAGTAGAGTGTTATATCTGGCTGAATTGCCAGCTTTTCATTATATTTTAGGAGTATATCAAACATTAGCCTTTAGAATGTAACATTCCGTGCTAATTCACATCAAGTTATCAAGTCGACTCTCGTTAAATCCCTCTATTGTCGTGATCCTCAAATAAAAAAGCCCTAATACGATTACCGTGATTAGGGCAGAATCATTATTGAGCGCTAACAGAAATAAAACTTACACAATGCTTTATTGGCGTACTTGATTGACAGTGTTTTGCGTCAACGCATAAGGTGCTAATGCAGGTATCTCTTTACGCAGTTGATTTTCAAGCACGAGTAAATTTTCGAATCGATCACATAAACGATCCGCCTTAGCCTCCAACCCCTTAGATTGGCTTTCAATTTGTTGCTCAATATCCTGGCCTAAGTTGTCCATTTTTTTAGAAAGAGCATCCATCTTCGCCTCAAATGAATCACCATTAGCCGACATTATTTGACTACCGAGTGTCATCATAATAGTCCCGATAGAATTTTGAACAATTTGTTCCATTTCTTGGGAAAACTCATCATTAAAAGTGTTTTGCATCGATTCTTCTGTGGCCGCTAAATAAAAACTATCACCCTGCTTGTAAGCAATTGTATCTACCCGCTTTTGTACACCAACCATCATTTGATCAAATTTAGCGCCAGCCGCATCACCCATTAATGGGGTTAACGCCATGCCAACAGCTTTTGATGCAAGAGATACCGATTCATTGATAAGTTCGATCACTTCAGGCACTTGAGTCGACACTTCATCGGCATATTGAGTAACCAATTTTTTCTGCTTGTCGGTTAAGCTAACTTGCTTACCTTCTACAAATAACTTATCAACTTCTATACGGTACTTCTCAGCCCCCTTCTCACTCATGACTAATTTTTTAGGCTCAACCTTAACATCATAATTTAAAGACACATCGCAACGTTCATCGATTTTAAGTTCTGTTTGCGCTTGCGCTAACGGTAAGCCTGATAATCCTAGAATAACGCCAGATAATGCACATCCAGTTAATAGCTTATTTATGTTCATTTTTTAACAATCCTTTAATCTGAGAAATTCAATAGACCTACACCACTAAATAGCTATAGCAGGATATACGCCAACTTTTTAACGTATTGATTATGATGAATATAGAAAAGTTAGCGCTAATGCTAACATGGCGAAATTCGCTAGTTTTAGCTTAATAGCGCTAATAAAAACGAGGGAAGCTAGAAAATAGAGCGCCCAAGACGCTGACTTAGATGCTCAAGCATAGCAGTACCCGCAAGTGAGTTGCCATTCTCATCAAGCTCCGGTGACCAAACACAAATCGACAACTCGCCAGGGATAACCGCAATAATACCGCCACCGACGCCACTTTTACCAGGCATACCAACACGATAAGCAAATTCACCCGCGCCATCATATAAGCCCGAGGTGGCCAACAGAGCGTTAAGTTGCCGAGTTTGAACTTGAGAAATCAGCTCAGTGCCATCCACAGTTTTGCCGCGATTCGCCAAATACAACATGGCCCTAGATAAATCAGCACAATTCATTTTTAGGGCGCAGTAATGAAAATAAGTGCGCAGCACAGTATCAACATCGCCTTGAAAATTACCAAACGACTTCATCAAATAAGCGATAGCCGCATTGCGCGCACTATGCTGATATTCTGAATCTGCCACTTGTTTATCAAAACACACTTTATCGTTTTGGCTGAGTTGCCTAACTAACTCAAGCATTCTGTGTTTAGGCGCACCTAAACGGCTCTGCAATAAGTCAGCAATCACTAACGCGCCAGCATTGATAAAGGGATTGCGCGGCTTGCCACGTTCTAACTCGACTTGAACAAGAGAATTGAAGGAATGGCCCGAAGGTTCTTTGCCAACACGGCTCCAGATTTCGGCTTCTTCATATAAAGTTAACGCTAAGGTTAAGCTGAAAACTTTAGAGATACTTTGAATCGAAAACGGCTCAAGGTAATCGCCCGCACCTAAAGTTTCACCGTCAACAGTCGTGACGGCAATGCCTAATTTGCCAGCATCAACGCTAGCCAGTGCGGGGATATAATTTGCAACTTTTCCTTGGCCGAGCAAGGGTCGAACTTTCTCGACCACTTCCTCAAGTAATGCCAACTCGGGCATTAACCCCACCAAATATCGTACAGTTCGCTAACTTCAACCTGGGACACTTTTTGAGTCGCCCAGAATGCCTTAACTGCAGCAATATCTTCTTCGGTACATTTGCCAATCGTTTGGGTGGCGATAATCCCTTCCCATTCGATGTGGCCGCCGCCGTGAAAACCTAATTTGCGGGCTTCGATCACTTCGTCGATAAATTTATCTACCGTTGCATCGATATCGGCTTCAGATACAGATGCATCAAAAGTCCAGGCCATATCAAAACCTAACTCTTGGAATTCATCGACGCGCATTTTCTTACGTAAACGACGGCTACGATTAGTTGCCATAGTGATTTTCCCTTTTGTGTTTAAAATTAGCTAAAATTGAGTTCGTGATTAAGCGATACGCTCAAACATCAGATCCCATACACCGTGACCCAATCTATGGCCGCGGGCTTCAAACTTTGTCAGTGGGCGATGATCAGGACGTGGCACAACAGTGCCATCGGCCGATTGGTTTTTATAACCGGGCGCAGCATTCATTACCTCGAGCATGTGCTCGCTATATTCTTCCCAGTCAGTGGCCATATGGAACACACCGCCAATTTTCAGCTTACGACGAACAAGTTCGGCAAATTCAGCTTGCACTATACGGCGCTTATGGTGACGTTTCTTATGCCAAGGATCGGGGAAAAACAATTGCACTCGAGCTAATGATCCGTCAGCAATCGCATGTTCTAATACTTCCATGGCATCGTGATGATATACACGTAAATTAGTCACACCGGCAATGGCAGCATCACTGAGGCAAGAGCCTACACCCGGTTTATGTACTTCAATACCAATGAAATTTTGCTCCGGTGCATCTTTTGCCATTTGTACTAAAGAGGCACCCATGCCAAAGCCAATTTCCAGCACAGTATCGGCTTCACGACCAAAAACCTCGCTAAGGTTTAATGGCACTGGGCTGTAATCTAAACCCATTGTTGGCCACTGGCTTTCAATAGCTTGGGCTTGGCCTTTAGTTAAGCGACCTTCTCTCAGGACAAAGCTTCTGATCTTGCGCAGATACTTGCCTTCTTCATTAAATTCAGCGGTAGTGACTTCGCTCATTTTTGCCTCGTCTAGTGGACAGCACCATCATAAAAGAAGGGCATTATCCAAAGTTCAACATACAGTGCAAGCACTAATGGGGCGAAAGTATACCAAGATTATTTAAGAGTGCGAATTTAGCAGCGATTTTTGGCTTTTTAGGCTTTATTCACGTGTCTTTTGAGCTTGTCTAAGAAGATAACTGCCGCTACACTGCGCCGATGAAATCTACAGCCTCCTTCGCTACACGTATCGTCTCTTGGTACGACAATCACGGTCGTAAAACCCTCCCTTGGCAGCAAGATAAAACCCCATATCGCGTATGGGTTTCTGAAATCATGCTGCAGCAAACTCAGGTTGCGACAGTTATTCCCTATTACCTTAAATTTATGGCGCGTTTTCCCGATGTGTTAGCACTCGCTAACGCGCCAGACGATGAGGTGTTGCATCATTGGACCGGCCTTGGCTATTACGCTAGGGCGCGTAATCTGCATAAAGCGGCCAAGATGATCCGCGACGATTATCAAGGATTATTTCCAACGGATTTTGAGCAAGTGCTCGCCCTACCCGGCATCGGCCGCTCAACAGCAGGCGCAGTATTATCGCTGTCGCTTGGGCAACATCACCCCATTCTCGATGGCAACGTAAAACGCGTGTTAGCAAGACACGGCGCCATTGCTGGTTGGCCGGGGCAAAAAACGGTTGAAGAACAGCTTTGGCAACTAACGGATACATTGACGCCGCAGCAAGATATTCAGAAATACAATCAAGCCATGATGGATATAGGCGCCAGTATTTGCACTCGTAGTAAACCTAACTGCGCCCTCTGCCCTGTAGCGATTGATTGCAAAGCTCAACTGATTGGCAGACAAACCGATTTCCCTGGCAAAAAGCCTAAAAAAACCATACCCACCAAAGCGGCGTGGATGTTAGTGCTGATGCAAGACAACCAAGTCTTTTTAGCTAAACGTCCGCCAGCGGGAATTTGGGGCGGACTCTGGTGCTTCCCTGAATTCGCTACTCAAGATGCACTTGAAACTCATCTTGAAGAGCAAGGCTTCGATGCCCAACAGCTCGAATGGTTAACAGGCTTTAGACACACATTTAGCCACTTTCATTTAGATATTCAGCCAATGATGCTTAATTTAGATCAGACGCAAAACAACAGTCAAATGATGAGCGTCATGGAACAAAACCATTCTCTCTGGTATAACATAAGTCATCCTTCCAAAGTGGGACTGGCCGCAGCCACCGAGCGCGTGCTAGCCAATTTGGGATCACTCGTTCAATCCGCAGTCAGTAAGGAATAATCATGGCGCGTACAGTCAATTGCGTATATTTAAATAAAGAAGCCGACGGCCTAGACTTTCAACTGTATCCAGGTGATTTAGGTAAACGTATTTTTGATAACATCAGCAAAGAAGCTTGGGGCCTATGGCAAAAAAAGCAAACCATGCTGATCAACGAGAAAAAACTCAACATGATGAATGTTGATGATCGTAAATTTCTTGAAGAACAAATGACCTCTTTCCTATTTGAAGGTAAAGATGTTGAAATTGAAGGTTTTGTACCAGAAAAAGACCAAGATTAATTCTGGTCGTTAGTCGACTCTAAGTATAAAGCTTACAAAAAAGCGCCTTTCGGCGCTTTTTGTTTATCTAAATGGCAGAATAAAGAGTTACTTACGCACGCCTTCAACCACTAGATCTAACTCAACATGGCTAGATGCTGGACCTAAATCCATCTTGATACCGAAATCTTTCATCGCAAAAGTGGTTGTGCCCGTAAAACCGGCACGGTAGCCACCCCAAGGGTCCTGACCTTCACCCACAGCATGGGCCTTGATCGCTAATGGTTTAGTCACACCATTTAAAGTTAAGTTACCGTTAATCACTAAATCGCCATTTCCTTTATCTTCCACCGAAGTAGATGCAAAGGTCGCTTTAGCGAATTTGCCAGTATTAAGAAAATCTTCGCCGCGAATGTGTTTATCACGCTCAGCATGGTTTGAATCGACACTTAATGTATTCACAGTAACATTTACAGTCATCGCTGTTGGTTTAGCCGCATCGTAACTAAAATCACCGCTAAAATCATTAAAACGCCCCACCACATAGCTATAACCTAAATGGTTTACTTTAAAAGTAATAGAAGCATGAGCACCTTCTGTATCAATCACATAATCTGCAGCAGAAGCCGCCATAGGAACCAATAGAGATACACCAATCAGTGCGCTTAACAGTTGCTTTTTCATTGTATTATCCTCGTTTAAATTGAATCATTCTAAGTAGGGTGGTGTCTTTATCGATAAAGTGATGTTTTAATGCGCCCGCGGCGTGAATAACGACCAGCGCGATCAAGCTGT is a genomic window of Shewanella putrefaciens containing:
- a CDS encoding LysR family transcriptional regulator — translated: MLELLEPIAIFTHVARAGSFSAAARRLGISKSKVSTQVADLEHRLGVQLIQRTTRSLSLTEAGHLLYLQGEELLRDAEQAIASVHNLNDATRGVLKVGISQSFGAMHIIPALPSFMAKHPELELQVSLLDHKVDVVSEGLDLLLTMSEQLPLGMVARPLMKCQFLLVASPDYVAKHGEPTRPEQLVDHNCLVYQGEWHEHSMWQFKKGDDYCEIGVSGNFRVDNAPALKSAAISGLGVVYLASYLMEDEITKGTLVPLLEDWQLTHHLPLQAVYPRRKHLAPKVSAFIEFIKDHIGNPPYWDIPYAELFSKRQ
- a CDS encoding YceI family protein, whose protein sequence is MKKQLLSALIGVSLLVPMAASAADYVIDTEGAHASITFKVNHLGYSYVVGRFNDFSGDFSYDAAKPTAMTVNVTVNTLSVDSNHAERDKHIRGEDFLNTGKFAKATFASTSVEDKGNGDLVINGNLTLNGVTKPLAIKAHAVGEGQDPWGGYRAGFTGTTTFAMKDFGIKMDLGPASSHVELDLVVEGVRK
- the trmB gene encoding tRNA (guanosine(46)-N7)-methyltransferase TrmB, whose amino-acid sequence is MSEVTTAEFNEEGKYLRKIRSFVLREGRLTKGQAQAIESQWPTMGLDYSPVPLNLSEVFGREADTVLEIGFGMGASLVQMAKDAPEQNFIGIEVHKPGVGSCLSDAAIAGVTNLRVYHHDAMEVLEHAIADGSLARVQLFFPDPWHKKRHHKRRIVQAEFAELVRRKLKIGGVFHMATDWEEYSEHMLEVMNAAPGYKNQSADGTVVPRPDHRPLTKFEARGHRLGHGVWDLMFERIA
- a CDS encoding YggN family protein is translated as MNINKLLTGCALSGVILGLSGLPLAQAQTELKIDERCDVSLNYDVKVEPKKLVMSEKGAEKYRIEVDKLFVEGKQVSLTDKQKKLVTQYADEVSTQVPEVIELINESVSLASKAVGMALTPLMGDAAGAKFDQMMVGVQKRVDTIAYKQGDSFYLAATEESMQNTFNDEFSQEMEQIVQNSIGTIMMTLGSQIMSANGDSFEAKMDALSKKMDNLGQDIEQQIESQSKGLEAKADRLCDRFENLLVLENQLRKEIPALAPYALTQNTVNQVRQ
- a CDS encoding DUF885 domain-containing protein; the protein is MPITTTTNTERSQKLNLKISLVALALSAAMALSVQAAPAAMVHLNASEPTQSTTQTESEKANALFEAIFMENIMASPIAQTYMGIKQDYAKWDDIGDEADAIKLLRTKKQLAEVNQLDATKLDPQTQLSLKLLKQNLQNDIDDYQWRYHNYPVNQMRGGHSMIASFLINQHQINNISDAQAYISRLNGVPKRLNQLQKALEIRAEKNIIAPKFVFSYVISDSQNIIKGAPFDNGDDSALLADFSKKVNALDIQEKEKKTLITGAEKALVDKVKPAYNQLIHYIETLAAQADTRDGVWKLPNGAAFYNNALARTTTTHMTADQIHELGIAEVTRIHNEMRTIMQKVHYKGSLQEFFGFMRDAPQFYYPNTAEGKAAYLTEATKLIDNIQSRLDEVFKVKPKAAMIVKQVEAFREKSAGKAFYEQPAPDGSRPGSYYANLYDMKAMPKYQMEALAYHEGIPGHHMQIAIAQELKDIPKFRKFGGYTAYIEGWGLYSESFPKEMGLYADPYSDFGRLAMELWRACRLVVDTGIHAKQWTREQGIAYYVDNTPNAKSDAVKMVERHIVMPSQATAYKVGMIKLLELKHKAEKQLGNKFDIRDFHTLVLANGALPLDVLEEQVDQWIASVNKT
- the mutY gene encoding A/G-specific adenine glycosylase, whose product is MKSTASFATRIVSWYDNHGRKTLPWQQDKTPYRVWVSEIMLQQTQVATVIPYYLKFMARFPDVLALANAPDDEVLHHWTGLGYYARARNLHKAAKMIRDDYQGLFPTDFEQVLALPGIGRSTAGAVLSLSLGQHHPILDGNVKRVLARHGAIAGWPGQKTVEEQLWQLTDTLTPQQDIQKYNQAMMDIGASICTRSKPNCALCPVAIDCKAQLIGRQTDFPGKKPKKTIPTKAAWMLVLMQDNQVFLAKRPPAGIWGGLWCFPEFATQDALETHLEEQGFDAQQLEWLTGFRHTFSHFHLDIQPMMLNLDQTQNNSQMMSVMEQNHSLWYNISHPSKVGLAAATERVLANLGSLVQSAVSKE
- a CDS encoding YggL family protein — translated: MATNRSRRLRKKMRVDEFQELGFDMAWTFDASVSEADIDATVDKFIDEVIEARKLGFHGGGHIEWEGIIATQTIGKCTEEDIAAVKAFWATQKVSQVEVSELYDIWWG
- the glsB gene encoding glutaminase B — encoded protein: MPELALLEEVVEKVRPLLGQGKVANYIPALASVDAGKLGIAVTTVDGETLGAGDYLEPFSIQSISKVFSLTLALTLYEEAEIWSRVGKEPSGHSFNSLVQVELERGKPRNPFINAGALVIADLLQSRLGAPKHRMLELVRQLSQNDKVCFDKQVADSEYQHSARNAAIAYLMKSFGNFQGDVDTVLRTYFHYCALKMNCADLSRAMLYLANRGKTVDGTELISQVQTRQLNALLATSGLYDGAGEFAYRVGMPGKSGVGGGIIAVIPGELSICVWSPELDENGNSLAGTAMLEHLSQRLGRSIF
- the hemW gene encoding radical SAM family heme chaperone HemW gives rise to the protein MSPSTMRSPTLVLPPLSLYIHIPWCVQKCPYCDFNSHGQNGELPQEAYVDALLEDLRQDLHLVQGRQVHTIFIGGGTPSLFDAKQIKRILDGANALIPFSDNIEITMEANPGTLEHDDFSAYRAAGITRLSIGVQSFAKDKLNLLGRIHDQNEAKIAAQKASQAKYLSFNLDLMHGLPNQSFDEAMADIDTAAALNPPHLSWYQLTIEPNTLFHSKPPQLPDDESLWHIYEQGQQRLAALGYEQYEISAYAKPGYQCRHNLNYWQFGDYLGIGCGAHGKVTLPEQNRIIRTVKIKHPKGYLSSNQYTVELTEVAEEDRALEYLMNRLRLMTPIPKQEFEQRTGLHRETLTEGMAKAKQRGLLTESAEYWQLTHKGHMFVNDLLTQFC
- a CDS encoding oxidative damage protection protein translates to MARTVNCVYLNKEADGLDFQLYPGDLGKRIFDNISKEAWGLWQKKQTMLINEKKLNMMNVDDRKFLEEQMTSFLFEGKDVEIEGFVPEKDQD